Below is a genomic region from Denticeps clupeoides unplaced genomic scaffold, fDenClu1.1, whole genome shotgun sequence.
ataaatgtgaTATTGTAATATTGAGACTATGATGAACAAAGGTGGCTATTTCCAGGCGAAATTGCCGTCATTACGGCCGCACAAAACTCCCCGTCCGATAAATCCGAACCGATTACTATTGACTacgtcaccatgacaacagactCGCGTTCTAAAACAGCGCAATAATATCACCATTAACACTACTATAATGATTATTTATAAAAAGACGACCTGAACATTTCCAGGTTTCCTCCTCGCCGGTGACGTCAGCGGACGGACCGTCTGCGGCTCCGCCCACTTCCGCCTCATCACAGCCTGCGGAACGGAGCGACGTTGGGGCCGCGTTCGAAACAGTCCTATAATCCCTCCGCAGTGCACCACAAAAAGGAGGTTTATCAGTTTATCTGATCGGCCTTTAATCGCACTGCGTCGGGTACGAGTACAGATTTGGTGCGCAGCCGCCGGACACACTGGTAACTCGATCCACGGCGGTTTAAATCCCTCTTTTAATGACCTGAATCATTTATGTCCATGTCCGTGCTCACCTTTTACTAAACTATAGTCATATATTTgcttcataaaataaattattgatagcataattataattatatatgtaATTATTAGACCGGTTTGCTTTTTTGTAATTGAACCCctaattgattaaaaaaactatttattagGCATTATATATAgttgtataatataatataataatgttataatttatattaaacaatattatttataattttttcaatGTACCAAGCACATGCATTCTGCACTAGATGGCAGTCTTACATACAGAAAAAAGAATTCACCTTCACCCAATAATACACCACGATGTTactaaaaaacaaatacaaagtacagcatttatgaatgtacaaaaatatacttttgaacaaaagtacaaaattaAAACCAATGAGGCGTATTAGATGAGGCCTTGGTGGTCActgacgtccccacacactgctccccgggcgcctgtcaccaagggtgatggttaaatacagaggacacgtttcaccgtgtcagcgtgtgctgtgctgcagtgtctcacaatgacgcTCAGTTGAGAAGCTGTTTCTGAAGATGGTCAGGGAAGCGTGGACCAGTTGGTGttgaggaagagcaggaggtgGACGTTTTGCGGCTCCAGGCTGCGTATCTTGAGGGACGTGTGCTGGTGGAACGCTCGCTCCAGCGGGGCTGCAGTGGACACGGTGGTCAGGTATTTCAGGGCGACGGGGCTCAGAGCCCTGGAGTCTCTGGGCAGCCGCCAGTAATCCAGCGGGTTCTGCTGCTTCTCCATGGAACTGCTGGTCACGTAGTTGGCTAGAACGTCACAGAGGACGTCGTCCTGTTCTGTCTTGTGTAAAGTCTGCATTTCGGCTATAACTTTGTTCTTGATCTCATCTGCCTTGTGGCTGAAGAGCATGGCGCTCTTGAATCTGGGGTCCAGGAAGGTGCTGAGAGTCAGCCAGCGATTCTTCTTAATGTCCCCAAACAACTTCTTGATTTGATGGTCCAGCGTCTCCGCCAGCTTGTTCCCCCCCTGCGCCAGTCCGCCCATCTTCTTCTGCAGGTCAGTTACGAGTGGGGTGATGCTGGAGATGGAATCGAACCCTCGATGGCTCAGCTGGTCTATGGTGTCTTTGAAGGGCTGGAGAGCAGACAGGGTGGTGGAGAGTGTGGCCTTTTCGCTTTTCTTGAGCCAGAGGGTCTCCTTCACCTGCTGCATCAGCACAGAGTTGATGGCCTCCGCCTGCTGGGAAATGGTGTGGAGCATGTTGAAGGTGGACAGCAGCGTCTCGTCCGGGGACAGCATCAGCCCAGCCGTCGGTAATTTCAGCCGCGCCTGATGAGACGTGAGAAGGTGCCGAGCTTCAGCGTCGCTGCTGAAGAACCTGACGATGTTCCTGCACTTCCTCAGCAAGGCCTTCCAAGCCGGGTCGTCTGCAGACGCCATGGCTTCCTTAAAAACCATGTTCAGGTTGAGGGCCAAGCATCGAATGTGCGTCCAGCCTTCACCCTCGCAGGCCTCCCTCATGGCCCTGATGTTGCTGACCACCACGTTCACCTTGTCTTTGATTTTCCACTCTGCAGCTAGTCTTCTCAGGTGGTGGACGGTGCAGCCAGGTGTCTGATCTCCATGCAAATGAAGCGTCTCCAGCACGCagcacctcctcttccagtatTTATCTATGAAGTGGCCACTGACCGTCACATAGTTGTCCTGCCCCTGATTAGCAGGCCAGAGCTCAGCGCTCAAGACGATGTGGCCTACCGAGTTCATGTCCTTCTGCACCTTCTCTCTGGTGTCCTCGTAGATTCTGAAGAGCTCGTCCCGGACCCACTTTACAGACAGTTGGACGTCACATGCTGGGTTCAGGGTTTGAACGAAAGCTTGGAATCCTGCATGTTCCACGGTGCTCAGAGGCAGAAGGTCCGTCACCATCATCCTCAGCAGCTGAAGCTGTTGGTTTGAAAGAGGTCGACCTTTGAGAGAAGACACAACTTGAGCATGCGGAGCTTAAAACATGTCTTCTAAACCACACAGCGTCCCCCGTTAATTCACCTGGCCCGGTGCTCCGCCATCTGGGTCGGACCTGTGGAGACCTGCGAGACCTTCTGTTCCAGTGGGCAACGTTCAGAGCCCTGGTCCCAGGTGCTGCTTTTATGGAGAGAACACATTAAAAGAACGTTTTAGCAGAACGCGGTTAAAGAACGTTTCACCATGAAATAATACTGAGTTCTTACAAAGTCCTTCCCTGGACATGGTTCCTTCTTCTTCGCTGGTGTTCGTTCGTGTGTTTGTTCCCTCTTCTGTCTATTTGTAGGGCGCTGGTGGGTGTGGCCGCGGACGTTTCGGTTTCGGTTGTGATGAAACGAGAGTTCGTGTTCACGTGTGTTTGTTGTCCGTCGCGCAGCAGATTCCAAGTTTCATGAATCATCTCGTTTCGGTTTTCGTTCCCAACCAATAAAATCGAATTTTATCGCAGGGATTCGTCTCTGTTCATTAAAACCCACCTTTAAACTGTTATATCAGTTTTTCCCTTTGGTCTTGAGAATAATGTCTTCTGTTTGAGTGTTATTTTCACCACAGGAACAACTCGGGTATGGAGACCCAGAAGTTTACTGCATGTTCTGATCAGTGGAGGTCAGGGTTTAACCAGACAAGAGACTCAATATTTCAATCAAACTCAAAACACATCTTCTCAGGGATATCAGGCTTAGTGAAGAAACATCTGATCTATAACCACCAGAGATCATTTTCCAGCTTCTGACCTGGTCCAGGCATGTTGCTGCACGTCGAACCATTAACGAGCTCACAAGAAGAGGTAATTCTGGGGTCTTCTCCATCAGGCCTTTAATTCCATCATTTCATTCAGCCATCATTGCTCAGGAGCTACACATTCCCTCAAACAAGTGGATGGAGATCTCCACAAAAGCAACAGCATTTCCAGCAATACAGTAACTTCCTgtccaaaaacaacatttcctGCTCAACTATTTATCTTCTTCTTCAGAACATCTGCAGACCACAGGAAACATCTAGTCAACCACCTCAGTATAACGCAGGTTCAGTTCTGGATGTTCCCTCTGAAGCTGCCAGCTCGTTCTTATGGTGACCATGTAATTGAAGCCCATCCTCTACTCTTCTTCTATAAACAGAATAAATGCTCATGTCCCCATAACCAGGCATCCAGAGCTCTGAGGAGCTGTCACTACCTTCTCAAAGCTCCTCATCCGGCCGGTGATCTGCTCATCCGCTCCATTTCCTGTCCTCCTGGAGAACCCTGGCGTCTTACTGAAGGCGGGACACGCCGGTTTCCTCTTAGAGCTGCGCTTCAGGAAACGTGACAGATCTGTCACCTTATCGCAAATCCACAACCCAACCTAGATATCCCACCACACGCCCCATCCTCCGTCTCAGAGCTGAGCACCAGCGAAGATGGACGAGGAACGTGGTGGAAGACTAAGGCCAAGTGGTCAGGTGTATAGAAGATGTTCCAAATGGAACTGCAGCTACAGAAACCAAGGACCAGTGGATCCAGTTGGTTTTGTCTCAGATCAGGATTATTCTGTCCAGCTTTCATTTGAATTCGTTATGCTCATTATGAGATGGCAGGTCAATTTGAGAGTCAAAAGCCGTGCAAACTTCACCTGCAGTCCCCCATCCTCACCTGGACCATCATCTACTGCCTGTCCTCCCAGGATGGGACACACCACACCAATAATTCCACATGGACTGGGGTTTCTTCATCGTAATAAACTGTAAAACTGTGTAGCTGATATGAATCCATCAGGTCGACGTCCAGATGAATACGGACTCCGCCTGGACGTTTTTGTGGTATCGTAAAGGCCTGGCAGGggctgaaccagaagacacagagtcccgggttcaaacccaacctactaccatcgtgtccctgagcaagtgtctccagggggggactgtccctgtaactactgattgtaagtcgctctggataaggatgtctggtaaatgctgtaaatgtaaagggtcACTCAGCCTGGACTTGTCTCCTCTGGTGTTTCGATTCTAGGTCTCATGTGAACACTGCTGATTACGATGTCTTTTGgacttcatacacacacacactcacacagacacataatgAAGCCCAGCATGCTTCTATTTTTAGCGCATATACTGTTTAAAGGACGTGAGACGTGTATAGAAAATGGCGTCCACCGGCAGGCCAGAAGTGCAGACCGGGGTGAGACGGGACACTCCGCCACTTGAGAGACATGGCAGTTATATGATGGAGAACATTGTGCTGCTCATACCTTTAAAACAACTCTTATCTGGAATCGGTCAGGGGCGCATcccaagttcatctaaatcttctctaaagaggaaggtgttgagctgccgtgtgaaggtgctcagtgactgagctggaagttcattccaccaccgaggggccaagacggagaagagtctagatgagcgtcttcctcgtaccttcagagatggagggaccaggcgagcagtactggaggctcggagtataagtgtattttaaagtgtatttaagtgtattttattattttatcagtgatttttaaaattctaGTTAGAAATTTTAACTATTATGATTTTTGGTCAtttgttaatcagtttgttaaattaaagtgatgtgatagtgagacactgcagcacagcacaccgtgacacgtgtcctctgtatttaaccatcaccctgagtgagcagtgggcaccatgacaggcgccggggagcagtgtgtggggacgggaccttcatcaagaggacctcagtggaaacATGGTAGTTTtggatccgaaccggcaaccttctgatcacagggctgcttcctcacccgctaggtgaccctaaccctaacccttaatCAGAGCAGCATTTCTAACGTCTGACGCCTCTTCTGgtgaataaatatttgtttgtaatatttgcatacgTTAAGTTTAAGTTGATCAGTACGTTGTGTAGAGTTCAGgagaccagatctcctcttttccccgaACACCCGTCTGGCTGATTAAACATTCGTCTCGTCGTCGGCTTCTACACCCACcatcactcaacacacacagaagacctGCTGGACTGATCTGCCAGCCTGTGTAAACGTGAgcagtgagggtgtgtgtgggtgtgtgtgtgtgtgtgtgtgatcacctCTTCACCGCGTAGATTTAACGCAAGCACTGAGTGGCAAAAGGAAGTGGTTACGAATTAAAAGTCCCTCAAGGATCTTCTGTAATGTGGGAAGGTCTGTAGACCTCAAGTTCTGGGGGGTGTGGTTCTCTAAGTCTAAACAATTGACTTAATGAGAAATAAGTTACTTCACACATCAAATGACAAACTCTTCTGCCACATGATCATGTCGCACGATTAGGCTGCCATTAGGTTTTAATGTCTTCTCGGCTGGATCTTCTTCTACTGAGTGGAACCCAGGTGGCCGGTCCTCCTGTCTCAGTGCCAGCCAATGAGCATCCAGTGAAAAGTTTGGCGGTGAAGGACGTTCAGGTTACAGCTCGCACAGTCCTCGTGTATGTTGGAGGTCGGTCTGGTGGGGTGGGGTCCCTCACTGCAGCCTCCAGATGTCCAGAGCCTCCGTCCCTGCCCGCCTCCCGGGTTCCGGAGTGGGAGGAGCTTGTCTGGCTAATAGGAGGGTGGATAACATGGCTCTGGCTGTGAGTGTGTAATTTAGTGTGCAGAAATGGCATtaagatgaaataaaaatataacgaGAGTCAAAGTTGGCAACGTATTACAGATATGTGCCCAACTGTTTAGgccggacttttttttttaatcgatgACTTTTTGGAACTGTAGCTACAGAAACCATTCTGTCTGTGTGGGAAGTTGCAGGGAGACAACagactatttttattttatattattctatttatattatttatattatattcaggcTGCATTTGGCTTGAGCTGGATGGTGGGTAGATCTCAGCATCACAGCCATGTGTGTGTCGTGATGGTGGGAGAGGGAGAGTTCTTCTGAGGACAAACCAACACtcttgagagtgtgtgtgtgtgtgtgtgtgtgtgtgtttgaggtgtgGTGGCCATAGCTACATGATATTCACACCCCTGACTGTATTTTATGTGACAGATCACGTGACGTATAGTTGTAAAATCTCATATGATGTTGCTAACGGAGCTTCCACAACCCCTAACTTGCTTAATAGTTCATAAACTGAGAAGGTTGTGATTGGTCCATGAAGGACCCCTGGTTCCTACATGAGGAGATCATGTTGCACCTGGACCACCCGTCCCACCACAGCCACATCTCCGTAGAAGGGTCCCAGCATGCTGCCGTGGCTCCGCCCTGCCGTCTCCCAGGTTACCGGGAGGAGCAGATGTCACGGCCAGTCTGGGGGGTCGGCTGTTCAACAGCTGGCTGGTCACGTTACACAGTGGCCGctggagaggggcggggccggaCCCAGAAATAGCAACACTGGAGACCCAGTTCAAACCAAACGCGAGCTACACTGACATCACAACTCGCCAAAAACGACCTGGGGTCCAGACGTGACCCCGCGACCTCGGCCTCACTCTCTTCCGGGTGACTGCAGCCAATCACGATACAGATTCACTTCGTGGTGGAACAACATCTGACTGAATGGATTTCCAGATTTTGAAGAGCATCTCTACACTCAGTCTAAATGTGaattatgcattaaaaattTGAAGATGTTGGTTCttatgaaaacctgctccatgGAACAATGTCGCTACTGCAGTTCCCGTCAGTCCATCGTGGGATGAACGGGTGACCTGATAATGGCAGCCATCGTCCCACCGTCCCAGCAGACTGTCTCCTGTCCCCGGTCGCGGGCCCAACAGTTCAAGCCTTTGTCACCCAAATTATGATTGAGGAATGAGCGTTGGAGAGGACAGTTCGTCCTCTTGTTGTGAAGCCCCGCCCTGCCGCAGATATTTGCTGGCATTTGGGACGAAACGCGGAGGGGGTTGAGGGTCAGGATACTGTACAGTCCACCCTGATGTGGACAAATAAAACTTTCCGCGCCGCACAGAGGCCTCATGGGAAATCACAAGTCCAAACAATGGCCACGCCCCCGAGCCGTCACAAGGCTAAAAGTGCAGAAGAATTCACAGGCTATCAATAGCAGTTCTCGTTTAACACGGGCACAACATGAACTTCAGACGAGGAGCATTAGTGCGACACGCCCAAGAAATACAACGATGGCTGTAACATGTCCTCTCTCCGTCTTTACATCATGTGATTCGCTGCACAGCTGCCTTGGCGTTAGGGGACGGGGGTAAATATAGACGGCCAACTGTAATTGGCTcgctgtttgtgtttatttgtaagGAGCGTGTTGGTCTTGGCCCGCCTCCATCCCGATCTGTAGATAAACCAGACGGCCCCCTGTCCAAAGGGATTTTTCTACAGAGGCCGCGTTCTGGTCAGCTGACCCGCATGGCAACGGGAGAACCTTGTTAAACAGCAGCTGACAGAGACCATCTGCGTCCGCACACACACGTCCCCATTCACAGCCAAAGACGTCTGGAGGAAAAAACACTTATCGTCTGgcgtggggggcggggcctcatttctttatttatctgCCGCCGCCCTAGACTTGTACGTTCTGAGCGGAGACTTCCTGCCCCCCTCTTTTCACCGGCCCGTCACCGCCGTTCCGCGTGACCCTTCATAAGCAGATCATGGCTGATGGGAAGAGAAGGCATCATAATGGACCTACAGTGTGGACCACGACACTGGCCTGTTCGCCTGCTCTGCACCGTCCAGTGCCGGCAGACGAGTGTCCCCTCCCGCCACCATGGACGCTCGTCCCTCTCTGACTCGCGCCTTCCCAGGGTTCTCCCGTGTTTTCTGTGTTGGGTGTGAGCTGTAGGGCCAGTAAAAGCCCGGTGACGGGAACTGCGTGATTTTGAGAGGTGAGCGCAGCAGGAAACTGTGTCCCCATCCGAGGACGCCTGTTAGTTTGCGTTTGGAGCGCAGCGTGCTGCGGTGTCGGGTTCCTCCGTGGAACCAACCTGGCGCCATAAATCAGATAAGGTATGAGGCCGAGCAGAGCAGGTCTGAAGAACATTTTTGGACCAATTAAAATCCCTGCTGCGGGTCCTGAGCACATTGTCCCGTCCTCGGGTAAAACATGATATGAAGCCCTGAGCAGGAATGGTTTTGTGAGACGGACATTTGCTTCCAGTTGCTGTACATTTGTTCTGGAAATGACAAGCACAAGATCCAATGtaaggggtcagaggtcatagaTGCCTGAGGTCAGAGGGTAACAGGATAATAAACTGCTCTCCCCGGGGCCTTTAACTGATCCCCCGGGTGTGCCGAGAGTTTCCCCCCAGCTTCCTGtacaggaaatgacatcagcCAATAACATCCTAGCGGGGAGGTAGAGGCGGGGCCTGGGGTGCTCGCTcgtcctctgtctctctctctcatgatgGTAATCGGACCCCACATGACGTGAGACGCGTAATCGATGGTCCACCGTGCCGCCAGACTCAGTTTAATACCAGATGACAGTTCATTATTCCCTTAGTGAAGTCGTTAGGGAGGAGAGGGGACGACAGGcgagtgaaatgtgtgtgtgtctgtgtgtgtgtgtgtgttttttccagcaGGTTGCCGTGCCAACAGTCGGGGATCGGCGGGTGAATGCAGGGCTCTGTCCGCTACACAGTCATCACATTCCTCCAGAGCCACTGCACCTCGCTGCACACAGCGGAGGCCAACGGCGGAGGACCAgcacaatgaacacacactcactcacacacacacacacacacacacacgctggcagAGGCAGCGACAGTTCTGGTTCTGCTTTGTGTCGGAAAACAGTCAACATTCTTCTAGAAATTTCACTTCCCTCCCTTCGTTCCTgctgatgacctttgacctcatagAGATTAGAGTGCAGGGCG
It encodes:
- the LOC114783374 gene encoding uncharacterized protein LOC114783374 isoform X1, with the translated sequence MSREGLSAPGTRALNVAHWNRRSRRSPQVRPRWRSTGPGRPLSNQQLQLLRMMVTDLLPLSTVEHAGFQAFVQTLNPACDVQLSVKWVRDELFRIYEDTREKVQKDMNSVGHIVLSAELWPANQGQDNYVTVSGHFIDKYWKRRCCVLETLHLHGDQTPGCTVHHLRRLAAEWKIKDKVNVVVSNIRAMREACEGEGWTHIRCLALNLNMVFKEAMASADDPAWKALLRKCRNIVRFFSSDAEARHLLTSHQARLKLPTAGLMLSPDETLLSTFNMLHTISQQAEAINSVLMQQVKETLWLKKSEKATLSTTLSALQPFKDTIDQLSHRGFDSISSITPLVTDLQKKMGGLAQGGNKLAETLDHQIKKLFGDIKKNRWLTLSTFLDPRFKSAMLFSHKADEIKNKVIAEMQTLHKTEQDDVLCDVLANYVTSSSMEKQQNPLDYWRLPRDSRALSPVALKYLTTVSTAAPLERAFHQHTSLKIRSLEPQNVHLLLFLNTNWSTLP
- the LOC114783374 gene encoding uncharacterized protein LOC114783374 isoform X2, with product MSREGLSPGTRALNVAHWNRRSRRSPQVRPRWRSTGPGRPLSNQQLQLLRMMVTDLLPLSTVEHAGFQAFVQTLNPACDVQLSVKWVRDELFRIYEDTREKVQKDMNSVGHIVLSAELWPANQGQDNYVTVSGHFIDKYWKRRCCVLETLHLHGDQTPGCTVHHLRRLAAEWKIKDKVNVVVSNIRAMREACEGEGWTHIRCLALNLNMVFKEAMASADDPAWKALLRKCRNIVRFFSSDAEARHLLTSHQARLKLPTAGLMLSPDETLLSTFNMLHTISQQAEAINSVLMQQVKETLWLKKSEKATLSTTLSALQPFKDTIDQLSHRGFDSISSITPLVTDLQKKMGGLAQGGNKLAETLDHQIKKLFGDIKKNRWLTLSTFLDPRFKSAMLFSHKADEIKNKVIAEMQTLHKTEQDDVLCDVLANYVTSSSMEKQQNPLDYWRLPRDSRALSPVALKYLTTVSTAAPLERAFHQHTSLKIRSLEPQNVHLLLFLNTNWSTLP
- the LOC114783374 gene encoding zinc finger BED domain-containing protein RICESLEEPER 1 isoform X3 codes for the protein MMVTDLLPLSTVEHAGFQAFVQTLNPACDVQLSVKWVRDELFRIYEDTREKVQKDMNSVGHIVLSAELWPANQGQDNYVTVSGHFIDKYWKRRCCVLETLHLHGDQTPGCTVHHLRRLAAEWKIKDKVNVVVSNIRAMREACEGEGWTHIRCLALNLNMVFKEAMASADDPAWKALLRKCRNIVRFFSSDAEARHLLTSHQARLKLPTAGLMLSPDETLLSTFNMLHTISQQAEAINSVLMQQVKETLWLKKSEKATLSTTLSALQPFKDTIDQLSHRGFDSISSITPLVTDLQKKMGGLAQGGNKLAETLDHQIKKLFGDIKKNRWLTLSTFLDPRFKSAMLFSHKADEIKNKVIAEMQTLHKTEQDDVLCDVLANYVTSSSMEKQQNPLDYWRLPRDSRALSPVALKYLTTVSTAAPLERAFHQHTSLKIRSLEPQNVHLLLFLNTNWSTLP